A genomic stretch from Oryzias latipes chromosome 24, ASM223467v1 includes:
- the vipas39 gene encoding spermatogenesis-defective protein 39 homolog isoform X2, whose amino-acid sequence MQKLGVQWGLCQPGTLQRVEVKWIFPGGTSASGTPAPSQWTTDTSILSSQWVYSQRHWLLPQVNGRKSRKHLHVNADPFRAVWPGGGSAATRGGAVSPLREEGSRRPPSKKNQSGGRGATAGGRGATAGGVVCTVEMMRSKADEEEYWHSSKFKAFTFEDEDEELSRLKESKQAVNSIRQLVEEDDDDDTEKVSWSGEPVGSISWSIKEMAGSNQKIDREPAFPRIPTEPSTLNKSHSGLSLSSLFRGKAKSENFQSFSDAFSDSVRIYAPELRKPKSEYKDYVCDWSPEETVQRLLQGKAVSLEKFRSLQDKLLLLDFAVAAHDGNVITAVLIHLKRSLRKEVLFRELQSRQTALRHFIHYLTESREQKLLLELLRALGRTEDMALLQYKEHLIITDENNKRDFLKSCLSLPFSAEDSTHVQDHYTLLERQIIVEAADRQAERGGKVDIFQKFPRKASILNMPLITTLYYCCFYHYGEPEGTFSSPLNVRRTFKISEKQYFVTALAARAKLKAWSDVDALFTGRNWLGFTRKKSPLSFHRVVDVLQRNSAPTQVLQDYVALIDDAELRISLAQKLKCHDIVISTFRDMKDRQMLVAYRGKVEPGSAPERKIDDLLNNQQIRWKN is encoded by the exons ATGCAGAAGCTTGGAGTCCAGTGGGGTCTCTGCCAACCCGGGACCCTGCAGAGAGTGGAAGTCAAATGGATTTTTCCAGGAGGGACTTCTGCATCTGGCACCCCCGCCCCGTCTCAGTGGACCACTGACACGAGTATTTTGTCCAGTCAATGGGTGTACTCACAAAGGCATTGGCTCCTCCCACAG GTTAATGGGCGGAAGAGCAGAAAACATCTGCATGTCAACGCGGACCCCTTCAGGGCCGTGTGGCCGGGAGGAGGTTCCGCTGCGACCAGAGGGGGCGCTGTTTCCCCTCTGAGGGAGGAGGGGAGTCGCCGCCCACCCTCAAAGAAGAATCagtcaggaggaagaggagcaacagctggaggaagaggagcaacaGCTGGAGGTGTCGTCTGCACCGTAGAG ATGATGAGGAGCAAGGCGGATGAGGAAGAGTACTGGCACAGTTCCAAGTTCAAGGCTTTCACTTTCGAGGACGAAGATGAAGAGCTCAGCAGG CTGAAGGAGTCAAAGCAGGCGGTTAACAGCATTCGGCAGCTGGTggaggaagatgatgatgatgacacgGAGAAGGTCAGCTGGAGTGGAGAGCCAGTTGGCA GTATCTCCTGGTCCATCAAAGAGATGGCAGGGTCCAATCAGAAGATAGACAGAGAACCCGCCTTCCCCAGAATCCCAACAGAACCATCAACCCTTAACAAAAGTCACTCCGGACTCTCTCTGAGCTCCCTGTTCAGAG GAAAAGCAAAATCAGAAAACTTCCAGAGCTTCTCCGACG CATTCAGTGACTCTGTCCGGATCTACGCTCCCGAGTTACGAAAACCTAAATCTGAATACAAG GATTATGTCTGCGACTGGTCGCCGGAAGAAACGGTTCAAAGGCTGCTGCAAGGAAAG GCAGTGTCTCTGGAGAAGTTCCGTTCACTGCAGgacaaactgctgctgctggacttTGCAGTCGCCGCTCATGATGGGAACGTCATAACTGCA GTTTTAATTCACCTAAAGAGGTCTCTACGTAAAG AGGTTCTGTTTCGTGAGCTGCAGTCCAGGCAGACGGCTCTGAGGCATTTCATCCACTACCTGACTGAGAGCAGAGAGCAAAAGCTGCTGCTTGAGCTGCTCAG GGCTCTAGGCAGGACAGAAGATATGGCG ttGCTGCAGTATAAAGAACACCTTATCATCACAGATGAAAACAACAAGCGAGACTTCCTGAAGAGCTGTCTCAG CCTTCCATTTTCTGCAGAAGACTCTACTCACGTTCAGGATCACTATACACTGCTGGAGAGGCAGATCATCGTTGAG GCAGCAGACCGGCAGGCGGAGCGTGGAGGAAAGGTGGATATATTCCAGAAGTTTCCCAGAAAAGCTTCGATCCTAAACATGCCTCTGATCACGACTCTGTACTACTGCTGCTTCTACCACTACGGGGAGCCTGAG GGGACCTTCAGCAGCCCTCTGAATGTGCGACGCACCTTCAAG ATCTCGGAGAAGCAGTACTTTGTAACGGCGCTGGCAGCAAGGGCGAAGCTCAAGGCGTGGTCGGATGTGGACGCGCTGTTTACGGGCAGGAACTGGTTAGGCTTCACCAGAAAGAAATCCCCTTTGAGCTTCCACCGGGTTGTCGACGTGCTGCAGAGAAACTCCGCCCCTACACAG GTGCTACAAGACTATGTTGCCCTAATTGATGATGCAGAACTGAGGATCAGTTTGGCTCAGAAACTGAAATGCCATGACATCGTCATCAGC ACGTTCCGCGACATGAAAGACCGGCAGATGCTGGTGGCCTACAGAGGAAAGGTGGAGCCAGGCTCGGCCCCCGAGAGGAAGATTGATGATCTGCTCAACAACCAG cAAATTCGCTGGAAAAACTGA
- the vipas39 gene encoding spermatogenesis-defective protein 39 homolog isoform X1 produces MQKLGVQWGLCQPGTLQRVEVKWIFPGGTSASGTPAPSQWTTDTSILSSQWVYSQRHWLLPQVNGRKSRKHLHVNADPFRAVWPGGGSAATRGGAVSPLREEGSRRPPSKKNQSGGRGATAGGRGATAGGVVCTVEMMRSKADEEEYWHSSKFKAFTFEDEDEELSRLKESKQAVNSIRQLVEEDDDDDTEKVSWSGEPVGSISWSIKEMAGSNQKIDREPAFPRIPTEPSTLNKSHSGLSLSSLFRGKAKSENFQSFSDAFSDSVRIYAPELRKPKSEYKDYVCDWSPEETVQRLLQGKCTWKHTSGCWSAVSLEKFRSLQDKLLLLDFAVAAHDGNVITAVLIHLKRSLRKEVLFRELQSRQTALRHFIHYLTESREQKLLLELLRALGRTEDMALLQYKEHLIITDENNKRDFLKSCLSLPFSAEDSTHVQDHYTLLERQIIVEAADRQAERGGKVDIFQKFPRKASILNMPLITTLYYCCFYHYGEPEGTFSSPLNVRRTFKISEKQYFVTALAARAKLKAWSDVDALFTGRNWLGFTRKKSPLSFHRVVDVLQRNSAPTQVLQDYVALIDDAELRISLAQKLKCHDIVISTFRDMKDRQMLVAYRGKVEPGSAPERKIDDLLNNQQIRWKN; encoded by the exons ATGCAGAAGCTTGGAGTCCAGTGGGGTCTCTGCCAACCCGGGACCCTGCAGAGAGTGGAAGTCAAATGGATTTTTCCAGGAGGGACTTCTGCATCTGGCACCCCCGCCCCGTCTCAGTGGACCACTGACACGAGTATTTTGTCCAGTCAATGGGTGTACTCACAAAGGCATTGGCTCCTCCCACAG GTTAATGGGCGGAAGAGCAGAAAACATCTGCATGTCAACGCGGACCCCTTCAGGGCCGTGTGGCCGGGAGGAGGTTCCGCTGCGACCAGAGGGGGCGCTGTTTCCCCTCTGAGGGAGGAGGGGAGTCGCCGCCCACCCTCAAAGAAGAATCagtcaggaggaagaggagcaacagctggaggaagaggagcaacaGCTGGAGGTGTCGTCTGCACCGTAGAG ATGATGAGGAGCAAGGCGGATGAGGAAGAGTACTGGCACAGTTCCAAGTTCAAGGCTTTCACTTTCGAGGACGAAGATGAAGAGCTCAGCAGG CTGAAGGAGTCAAAGCAGGCGGTTAACAGCATTCGGCAGCTGGTggaggaagatgatgatgatgacacgGAGAAGGTCAGCTGGAGTGGAGAGCCAGTTGGCA GTATCTCCTGGTCCATCAAAGAGATGGCAGGGTCCAATCAGAAGATAGACAGAGAACCCGCCTTCCCCAGAATCCCAACAGAACCATCAACCCTTAACAAAAGTCACTCCGGACTCTCTCTGAGCTCCCTGTTCAGAG GAAAAGCAAAATCAGAAAACTTCCAGAGCTTCTCCGACG CATTCAGTGACTCTGTCCGGATCTACGCTCCCGAGTTACGAAAACCTAAATCTGAATACAAG GATTATGTCTGCGACTGGTCGCCGGAAGAAACGGTTCAAAGGCTGCTGCAAGGAAAG TGTACATGGAAGCATACTTCAGGATGCTGGAGT GCAGTGTCTCTGGAGAAGTTCCGTTCACTGCAGgacaaactgctgctgctggacttTGCAGTCGCCGCTCATGATGGGAACGTCATAACTGCA GTTTTAATTCACCTAAAGAGGTCTCTACGTAAAG AGGTTCTGTTTCGTGAGCTGCAGTCCAGGCAGACGGCTCTGAGGCATTTCATCCACTACCTGACTGAGAGCAGAGAGCAAAAGCTGCTGCTTGAGCTGCTCAG GGCTCTAGGCAGGACAGAAGATATGGCG ttGCTGCAGTATAAAGAACACCTTATCATCACAGATGAAAACAACAAGCGAGACTTCCTGAAGAGCTGTCTCAG CCTTCCATTTTCTGCAGAAGACTCTACTCACGTTCAGGATCACTATACACTGCTGGAGAGGCAGATCATCGTTGAG GCAGCAGACCGGCAGGCGGAGCGTGGAGGAAAGGTGGATATATTCCAGAAGTTTCCCAGAAAAGCTTCGATCCTAAACATGCCTCTGATCACGACTCTGTACTACTGCTGCTTCTACCACTACGGGGAGCCTGAG GGGACCTTCAGCAGCCCTCTGAATGTGCGACGCACCTTCAAG ATCTCGGAGAAGCAGTACTTTGTAACGGCGCTGGCAGCAAGGGCGAAGCTCAAGGCGTGGTCGGATGTGGACGCGCTGTTTACGGGCAGGAACTGGTTAGGCTTCACCAGAAAGAAATCCCCTTTGAGCTTCCACCGGGTTGTCGACGTGCTGCAGAGAAACTCCGCCCCTACACAG GTGCTACAAGACTATGTTGCCCTAATTGATGATGCAGAACTGAGGATCAGTTTGGCTCAGAAACTGAAATGCCATGACATCGTCATCAGC ACGTTCCGCGACATGAAAGACCGGCAGATGCTGGTGGCCTACAGAGGAAAGGTGGAGCCAGGCTCGGCCCCCGAGAGGAAGATTGATGATCTGCTCAACAACCAG cAAATTCGCTGGAAAAACTGA
- the LOC101174068 gene encoding activator of 90 kDa heat shock protein ATPase homolog 1 isoform X1: MLKGPGLWGQQKMPGLPSSSPGGHVLEPNLSDNMQILMTERDVSAWSSDRLRQLLLSIRVEGPEGVCLMTEVSKLDGEASINNRKGKLFFFYEWQLKASWLGTSVGGVKYRGTVEVSNLSDENDEDDLDINVSLCKDQPNTPLLDLMKRTGVKEVRRVLTKYVQDLKSEFSQGMILPTADGKDPSVPAKAKRNFVKTRTQITPSQKSLSSPTQTSTGVLIPTCGFNLQESFRTSAEELYETFINQEFVQVFTRLPAAVDSRKGGKFWHLDGSVHGEFTELVPHQRIHMKWRFRTWPSEHFAAVSLELEDHGDETELRMECRGVPAGQEGSTEEGWKRFYFNAIKQAFGY; the protein is encoded by the exons ATGCTAAAAG GACCGGGTCTGTGGGGGCAGCAGAAGATGCCCGGGCTTCCCTCCAGCTCCCCTGGTGGGCACGTGTTAGAGCCTAACTTGTCAGACAATATGCAGATCCTCAT GACAGAAAGGGATGTCTCTGCCTGGTCTTCAGATCGCCTACGTCAGCTCCTGCTCAGCATTCGGGTGGAGGGACCTGAAGGAGTCTGCCTGATGACTGAGGTCAGCAAGTTAGATGGAGAAGCCTCCATCAACAACCGCAAAGGAAAACTCTTCTTCTTCTACGAGTGGCAGCTGAAGGCCAGCTGGCTGG GAACATCAGTTGGTGGAGTGAAGTACAGAGGTACTGTAGAGGTCTCCAACCTGTCCGACGAGAACGATGAAGATGACCTGGAT ATCAATGTGTCTCTGTGTAAGGATCAGCCCAACACACCACTCCTTGACCTCATGAAAAGGACAGGGGTTAAAGAGGTCCGCAGAGTTCTGACCAAGTACGTTCAGGACCTTAAATCAG AGTTTAGTCAGGGGATGATTCTTCCAACTGCTGATGGGAAAGATCCATCAGTTCCTGCAAAAGCCAAGCGGAACTTTGTCAAAACCAGAACTCAG ATTACCCCATCTCAAAAGAGCTTGTCCAGCCCGACCCAAACTTCCACAGGAGTCCTTATCCCAACCTGTGGGTTCAACCTTCAAGAAAGTTTCCGGACTTCTGCTGAAGAACTTTATGAGACCTTTATCAACCAAGAG TTTGTGCAAGTTTTTACAAGACTGCCGGCAGCTGTGGACAGCAGGAAAGGCGGGAAGTTCTGGCATCTGGATGGAAGTGTCCACGGAGAGTTCACAGAGCTG GTGCCCCACCAGCGCATTCACATGAAGTGGCGCTTCAGGACGTGGCCCAGTG AACACTTTGCTGCTGTCAGTCTGGAGCTGGAGGATCATGGAGATGAGACGGAGCTGAGAATGGAGTGCCGAGGGGTCCCTGCAGGCCAAGAGGGGTCCACCGAGGAGGGTTGGAAGCGCTTCTACTTTAATGCTATTAAGCAAGCCTTTGGATACTGA
- the LOC101174068 gene encoding activator of 90 kDa heat shock protein ATPase homolog 1 isoform X3, producing MPGLPSSSPGGHVLEPNLSDNMQILMTERDVSAWSSDRLRQLLLSIRVEGPEGVCLMTEVSKLDGEASINNRKGKLFFFYEWQLKASWLGTSVGGVKYRGTVEVSNLSDENDEDDLDINVSLCKDQPNTPLLDLMKRTGVKEVRRVLTKYVQDLKSEFSQGMILPTADGKDPSVPAKAKRNFVKTRTQITPSQKSLSSPTQTSTGVLIPTCGFNLQESFRTSAEELYETFINQEFVQVFTRLPAAVDSRKGGKFWHLDGSVHGEFTELVPHQRIHMKWRFRTWPSEHFAAVSLELEDHGDETELRMECRGVPAGQEGSTEEGWKRFYFNAIKQAFGY from the exons ATGCCCGGGCTTCCCTCCAGCTCCCCTGGTGGGCACGTGTTAGAGCCTAACTTGTCAGACAATATGCAGATCCTCAT GACAGAAAGGGATGTCTCTGCCTGGTCTTCAGATCGCCTACGTCAGCTCCTGCTCAGCATTCGGGTGGAGGGACCTGAAGGAGTCTGCCTGATGACTGAGGTCAGCAAGTTAGATGGAGAAGCCTCCATCAACAACCGCAAAGGAAAACTCTTCTTCTTCTACGAGTGGCAGCTGAAGGCCAGCTGGCTGG GAACATCAGTTGGTGGAGTGAAGTACAGAGGTACTGTAGAGGTCTCCAACCTGTCCGACGAGAACGATGAAGATGACCTGGAT ATCAATGTGTCTCTGTGTAAGGATCAGCCCAACACACCACTCCTTGACCTCATGAAAAGGACAGGGGTTAAAGAGGTCCGCAGAGTTCTGACCAAGTACGTTCAGGACCTTAAATCAG AGTTTAGTCAGGGGATGATTCTTCCAACTGCTGATGGGAAAGATCCATCAGTTCCTGCAAAAGCCAAGCGGAACTTTGTCAAAACCAGAACTCAG ATTACCCCATCTCAAAAGAGCTTGTCCAGCCCGACCCAAACTTCCACAGGAGTCCTTATCCCAACCTGTGGGTTCAACCTTCAAGAAAGTTTCCGGACTTCTGCTGAAGAACTTTATGAGACCTTTATCAACCAAGAG TTTGTGCAAGTTTTTACAAGACTGCCGGCAGCTGTGGACAGCAGGAAAGGCGGGAAGTTCTGGCATCTGGATGGAAGTGTCCACGGAGAGTTCACAGAGCTG GTGCCCCACCAGCGCATTCACATGAAGTGGCGCTTCAGGACGTGGCCCAGTG AACACTTTGCTGCTGTCAGTCTGGAGCTGGAGGATCATGGAGATGAGACGGAGCTGAGAATGGAGTGCCGAGGGGTCCCTGCAGGCCAAGAGGGGTCCACCGAGGAGGGTTGGAAGCGCTTCTACTTTAATGCTATTAAGCAAGCCTTTGGATACTGA
- the LOC101174068 gene encoding activator of 90 kDa heat shock protein ATPase homolog 1 isoform X2, with protein sequence MAKWGEGDPRWIVEERADATNVNNWHWTERDVSAWSSDRLRQLLLSIRVEGPEGVCLMTEVSKLDGEASINNRKGKLFFFYEWQLKASWLGTSVGGVKYRGTVEVSNLSDENDEDDLDINVSLCKDQPNTPLLDLMKRTGVKEVRRVLTKYVQDLKSEFSQGMILPTADGKDPSVPAKAKRNFVKTRTQITPSQKSLSSPTQTSTGVLIPTCGFNLQESFRTSAEELYETFINQEFVQVFTRLPAAVDSRKGGKFWHLDGSVHGEFTELVPHQRIHMKWRFRTWPSEHFAAVSLELEDHGDETELRMECRGVPAGQEGSTEEGWKRFYFNAIKQAFGY encoded by the exons ATGGCAAAATGGGGGGAAGGAGATCCTCGCTGGATTGTTGAGGAGAGAGCTGATGCAACAAATGTCAACAACTGGCACTG GACAGAAAGGGATGTCTCTGCCTGGTCTTCAGATCGCCTACGTCAGCTCCTGCTCAGCATTCGGGTGGAGGGACCTGAAGGAGTCTGCCTGATGACTGAGGTCAGCAAGTTAGATGGAGAAGCCTCCATCAACAACCGCAAAGGAAAACTCTTCTTCTTCTACGAGTGGCAGCTGAAGGCCAGCTGGCTGG GAACATCAGTTGGTGGAGTGAAGTACAGAGGTACTGTAGAGGTCTCCAACCTGTCCGACGAGAACGATGAAGATGACCTGGAT ATCAATGTGTCTCTGTGTAAGGATCAGCCCAACACACCACTCCTTGACCTCATGAAAAGGACAGGGGTTAAAGAGGTCCGCAGAGTTCTGACCAAGTACGTTCAGGACCTTAAATCAG AGTTTAGTCAGGGGATGATTCTTCCAACTGCTGATGGGAAAGATCCATCAGTTCCTGCAAAAGCCAAGCGGAACTTTGTCAAAACCAGAACTCAG ATTACCCCATCTCAAAAGAGCTTGTCCAGCCCGACCCAAACTTCCACAGGAGTCCTTATCCCAACCTGTGGGTTCAACCTTCAAGAAAGTTTCCGGACTTCTGCTGAAGAACTTTATGAGACCTTTATCAACCAAGAG TTTGTGCAAGTTTTTACAAGACTGCCGGCAGCTGTGGACAGCAGGAAAGGCGGGAAGTTCTGGCATCTGGATGGAAGTGTCCACGGAGAGTTCACAGAGCTG GTGCCCCACCAGCGCATTCACATGAAGTGGCGCTTCAGGACGTGGCCCAGTG AACACTTTGCTGCTGTCAGTCTGGAGCTGGAGGATCATGGAGATGAGACGGAGCTGAGAATGGAGTGCCGAGGGGTCCCTGCAGGCCAAGAGGGGTCCACCGAGGAGGGTTGGAAGCGCTTCTACTTTAATGCTATTAAGCAAGCCTTTGGATACTGA